One window of Chionomys nivalis chromosome 10, mChiNiv1.1, whole genome shotgun sequence genomic DNA carries:
- the Dld gene encoding dihydrolipoyl dehydrogenase, mitochondrial codes for MQSWSRVYCSLAKRGHFNRISHGLQGVSSVPLRTYADQPIDADVTVIGSGPGGYVAAIKAAQLGFKTVCIEKNETLGGTCLNVGCIPSKALLNNSHYYHMAHGKDFASRGIEMSEVRLNLEKMMEQKSSAVKALTGGIAHLFKQNKVVHVNGFGKITGKNQVTATKADGSTQVIGTKNILIATGSEVTPFPGITIDEDTIVSSTGALSLKKVPEKLVVIGAGVIGVELGSVWQRLGADVTAVEFLGHVGGIGIDMEISKNFQRILQKQGFKFKLNTKVTGATKKSDGKIDVSVEAASGGKAEVITCDVLLVCIGRRPFTQNLGLEELGIELDPRGRIPVNTRFQTKIPNIYAIGDVVAGPMLAHKAEDEGIICVEGMAGGAVHIDYNCVPSVIYTHPEVAWVGKSEEQLKEEGIEYKVGKFPFAANSRAKTNADTDGMVKILGQKSTDRVLGAHILGPGAGEMVNEAALALEYGASCEDIARVCHAHPTLSEAFREANLAASFGKPINF; via the exons ATGCAGAGCTGGAGTCGTGTGTACTGCTCCTTGGCCAAG agagGCCATTTCAATCGGATATCTCATGGCTTACAAGGAGTTTCTTCGGTGCCTTTAAGAACTTATGCAGATCAACCAA TTGATGCTGATGTGACAGTGATTGGTTCTGGCCCTGGAGGATATGTTGCTGCCATCAAAGCTGCCCAGTTAGGCTTTAAG ACAGTCTGCATTGAGAAGAATGAAACACTAGGTGGAACATGTTTGAATGTGGGCTGTATTCCTTCAAAG GCTTTACTGAATAATTCTCATTATTACCACATGGCCCATGGAAAAGATTTTGCATCTAGGGGAATTGAAA TGTCAGAAGTTCGCTTGAATTTAGAGAAGATGATGGAGCAGAAGAGTTCTGCAGTGAAAGCCTTAACGGGGGGAATTGCCCACCtgttcaaacaaaataaa gtTGTTCACGTCAATGGATTTGGAAAGATAACTGGCAAAAATCAGGTCACAGCTACAAAAGCCGATGGCAGCACTCAGGTTATTGGTACAAAAAACATCCTTATAGCTACAGGTTCAGAGGTCACTCCTTTTCCTGGAATCACG aTTGATGAAGATACTATAGTGTCATCTACAGGAGCTTTATCCTTAAAAAAAGTTCCAGAGAAGTTGGTTGTTATTGGTGCAGGAGTAATTGGTGTAGAATTG ggTTCAGTTTGGCAAAGACTTGGTGCAGATGTGACAGCAGTTGAATTTTTGGGTCACGTTGGTGGAATTGGAATTGATATGGAGATATCTAAAAATTTCCAACGGATTCTTCAAAAGCAAGGATTTAAGTTTAAACTGAATACAAAAGTTACTGGTGCCACCAAGAAGTCAGATGGAAAAATTGATGTGTC TGTTGAAGCTGCTTCTGGTGGTAAAGCTGAAGTTATCACTTGTGATGTACTCCTGGTTTGTATCGGTCGACGGCCCTTTACTCAGAATTTGGGACTAGAGGAGCTTGGAATTGAACTAGATCCCAGAGGTAGAATTCCAGTCAATACCAGATTCCAAACTAAAATTCCAAA TATCTATGCTATTGGGGATGTGGTTGCTGGTCCAATGTTGGCTCACAAAGCAGAAGATGAAGGCATCATCTGTGTTGAAGGAATGGCTGGCGGTGCTGTGCACATTGACTATAATTGTGTGCCGTCGGTGATTTACACACACCCTGAGGTCGCTTGGGTTGGCAAATCAGAAGAGCAGTTGAAAGAAGAG GGTATTGAGTACAAAGTTGGTAAGTTCCCATTTGCGGCAAACAGTAGAGCTAAGACAAATGCTGACACGGATGGCATGGTGAAGATTCTGGGACAGAAATCAACAGATCGAGTACTGGGAGCACATATTCTGGGACCA ggtgctggagaaatggtgaATGAAGCGGCCCTGGCTTTGGAATACGGAGCTTCTTGTGAAGATATAGCTAGAGTCTGCCACGCACATCCG ACTTTATCCGAGGCTTTTAGAGAAGCAAACCTGGCTGCATCTTTTGGCAAACCAATCAACTTTTAA